One Blastopirellula marina genomic region harbors:
- a CDS encoding GntP family permease: MTPFDISLFAQSAITPNQYSLLCLFVGMATVLGLIIIMRANAFLALITAAMVVSLMADGPIQDKFARVASSFGGTAGGVGIVIALAAIIGKCMLDSGAADRVVRAFMSVFGERRSPIALMGSGFVLAVPVFFDTVFYLLVPLGRSMFRKTQKNYLLYVMAIATGGCITHTLVPPTPGPLVVADQLNVDKGLMILIGAMIAFPAACAGLWFSSFMNRLMPLPMRPLGSEPEPEAIPDDKLPSLWISLAPVLLPVILISTNTVLTTMADAERAAQLREGDIVDWTAFRGRIQSDEAADTENNFGKHVLATIRGNGRDEERVRIAELLLQSGDLNGEEQNELRAGLNRYLLLDKSFPKNRDAFLGMNLSSTAMSLAGSNPARMAPVTAERMNREVLQSAYDEDVVKPYQWGTRTREAANVTSMLGDPNFALLISAIIAMWTLAVQRSLSLKELATSVEVSLMSGGLIILITAAGGAFGAMLTVANVGEAIQSMFPIGSDAASAKLLILFLGFGIASVLKIAQGSSTVAMITSSGMLVSLANPEVLGFHPVYLAVSIGAGSLFGSWMNDSGFWIFAKMSGLTEVEALKTWTPLLMVLGATSFTCAVLMAIVLPLV; the protein is encoded by the coding sequence TGGTTGTCAGCTTGATGGCCGATGGCCCGATCCAAGACAAATTTGCGCGTGTTGCTTCGTCGTTTGGCGGAACGGCTGGCGGCGTCGGTATTGTGATTGCCTTGGCGGCGATCATTGGCAAATGCATGTTAGATAGTGGCGCGGCTGACCGCGTGGTTCGGGCTTTTATGTCAGTCTTTGGGGAAAGGCGTTCGCCGATCGCGCTGATGGGAAGCGGTTTCGTGCTGGCGGTGCCGGTCTTCTTCGATACGGTCTTCTACTTGCTTGTGCCGCTGGGTCGGTCGATGTTTCGCAAGACGCAGAAGAATTATTTGCTGTACGTGATGGCGATTGCCACCGGTGGTTGTATTACGCATACGCTGGTGCCGCCCACACCAGGTCCGCTGGTTGTGGCCGATCAGTTGAACGTTGATAAAGGCCTGATGATTTTGATCGGGGCGATGATCGCCTTTCCGGCCGCGTGTGCCGGGCTGTGGTTTTCGTCGTTCATGAACCGCTTGATGCCATTGCCGATGCGTCCGCTGGGAAGCGAGCCAGAACCGGAAGCGATTCCGGACGACAAGCTCCCTTCGCTGTGGATATCGCTGGCCCCGGTTTTGTTGCCGGTGATTTTGATTTCGACCAACACCGTGCTGACCACGATGGCCGACGCCGAACGTGCAGCGCAGCTGCGCGAGGGAGATATCGTCGACTGGACTGCATTTCGTGGGCGGATTCAAAGCGACGAAGCCGCTGATACCGAGAACAACTTCGGCAAGCATGTGTTGGCAACCATTCGCGGCAACGGACGGGATGAAGAACGAGTGCGCATTGCCGAGTTGCTACTGCAATCAGGCGATCTCAACGGCGAAGAGCAAAACGAACTTCGCGCGGGGCTGAATCGTTACCTGTTATTAGACAAGAGCTTTCCCAAGAACCGAGATGCGTTTCTGGGAATGAATCTTTCCAGCACGGCGATGTCGCTGGCTGGCTCGAACCCGGCCCGTATGGCACCGGTGACTGCCGAGCGGATGAACCGCGAAGTGTTGCAGTCGGCCTACGATGAGGACGTGGTTAAGCCTTACCAGTGGGGAACCCGGACGCGAGAAGCGGCCAACGTGACGTCGATGCTGGGAGATCCGAATTTCGCCCTGCTGATCTCGGCAATCATTGCCATGTGGACGTTGGCCGTGCAGCGGTCGTTGTCGCTGAAAGAGTTGGCTACTTCGGTCGAGGTCTCGCTGATGAGTGGTGGCTTGATCATCTTGATTACGGCCGCTGGTGGGGCGTTCGGTGCAATGCTGACGGTGGCGAACGTCGGGGAAGCGATTCAGAGCATGTTCCCGATCGGCTCGGACGCCGCTTCGGCCAAACTGCTGATTCTGTTCTTGGGCTTTGGCATTGCTTCGGTGTTGAAGATCGCCCAAGGCTCGAGCACCGTGGCGATGATCACCTCGAGCGGCATGCTGGTGAGCCTGGCCAACCCGGAAGTTCTCGGCTTTCACCCGGTATACCTGGCGGTCAGCATTGGGGCCGGGTCGCTGTTCGGATCTTGGATGAACGACAGCGGGTTCTGGATTTTCGCCAAGATGAGCGGTTTGACCGAAGTCGAGGCGCTCAAAACGTGGACTCCCCTTTTGATGGTACTGGGAGCCACAAGCTTTACGTGTGCGGTGCTAATGGCTATCGTTCTGCCGTTGGTATAG